TTTTTTCAAATATGAAAAATGTAGACAAAAAAGAAATAGCCGAAAGTTATTATAATATTCCCTATAGGTATATAGAAAGTTGGTTATATGTCTTTTCTACTATTAGAAATATTTGTGCCCATTATGGTAGGCTTTATAATCGTAAACTGACAATTACACCTCGTTTAGATAAAAAAGATAAAATGAAAGGCATTAACAATAATAGTATTTTTTCAGTTTTATATATAATGGGAAAGGTCTATTTAAACAAGCCCGCATGGGAGTCTTTTGTAACTAACATTAAGGCATTAATCGAAGAATATGAAAATGTAGATATAAAGCTGATGGGTTTTCCAGCAAAATGGGAAATGTTATTAAGACAGGTACAGTAAAAGTACAGTAAAGTGCCAGTGAGATGTCGTTTTTTTAGTGTTAAAATTTAAACTGAAAAAATATAGCTGTAGCTCTCGGAAGCCATCCGGGAGTTTTTTATTGCTCAAAAACGGAGAGATACATATGTGCAAGTGCAAAGGCTGTATTTGGGGAACATGGCTGACACGCCGGAAGGTGTTGTGCATGTTCCCCGTTTGTTTCAAAAAAAGGATAAGCTGGTGAAGCCTGATGCCAAGAAGACCTAAACGAACCTGCAGCCACCCTGGTTGCCCAGCCTTGACCGATGGACAGTATTGTGACCGACACAGCAGGGAGGAATATAAAAAATATAACCGTTTCAAAAGGGACAATTTCAGCAAGCGGTTCTATAACTCACACCAATGGCAGCGGCTTCGAAAACAGAAGATTGCCATAAACCCCCTGTGCGAGCACTGCGAAAGAGAAGGCAAGATAACGCCTGCAACGGTTGTGGACCATATTGTACCTATCAAGGAAGGTGGTGCTGCCTTGGATATAAATAACTTGCAGAGCCTGTGCAAACGCTGCCATGATTCAAAAACGGCGCGGGAGGACAGACGCTGGGGAAAAAACAGGTGAGCTTCTACAGCTCACCTAGGGATATAGCTATTAAATTTTGATCCCATGCTTTCTTAGTAAGTCATCTGTTGCCTTTCTCACTTTGAGATAATCGTGGTAGAAGAAAACCAGGATAGTTGTCAGTATACTCATTCATTTTAGGCCTGAGTTACCAAACAGAGTGCGTAGTTTCCAACAAGAATATGTTTATAAAGCCTTGCGCAGTAAGGCTTTATGAGCTTTTGGGAGGCTTCAATTCGCGGTGATAAAGCTAAACCGACTATGTTTCCATGGACGAAGAAAGATGTACTAATAGCATCAACAGACTAAAAAATATAAAAATAATATTTTAGTATATACATACTAAAATATTTATGATACACTACTATCAATGGAAGAATTTACACGTTTGGATGGGAAAGGAGGAAAATCGTGAACCCATCAATAGATATTTTTATTAATTCGTTTGCTGTGCGCGGTATTACCTCCCGAGAGCAATTATTGAACGAAATGTTACGCGTCAAACTTACAGCGCGAGCCGTGAAATCACAGAAAAAATCTCTACAGGATGGAGAGCAGCTTTTCGAATTAATGAAGCATTCTACCGAAAGTACAATCCTGGGATACTTTCCGGGCGACAGGGATTTCTTTTCTTCTATTTATAAGGTTGCACAAGAAATTGATCTGATTGAGTATACACTTAAACTATACCAAAACGACCGTTTCGGACAAATATTCTCTCCAGCTTATTTGACGGAATATGTCTGTAGCCTGATAGATGATGCAAGATCACAGTCAATACTTATTGCTGAAGCAGAAAAAAGCCTATCAGGTCTTAAAGGCTTGGTGGAGAAGCATCAGTCAAGCAATATAACCTTTACCACATCTAATGTACTTATGTTTATGCTGCTTAAGCTTGTATTTGAAGAATATGAGAACGTCAGTATTCTTAATCAGTCGATATACCAAGAGCTCCTTGTTGACGCACGTTTTGACTTTATCTATTCACTGCCTGACTTTGGTGGCAAGATTGAAGGCGTTAACAATAAATTTATGTCCTCAAGACCAGATGTTGTGGCAACGCAGAATTTACTTCGACACTTATCTGACAGAGGCAAGCTGGTGACTGTACTCCCTGCTAAGATTACATTTGCAAGTGGTTCTGAAGCAAAGCTGCGTGAGCATATCATGACCCACTATCAATTGGAGGGTCTTTATAGTCTTCCCGAAGGTACTTTTAAGCCCTACGCTGCTATAAAAACCTATATGCTAACTATAGGCGCTGTAAAAAAGGAAAATGTGAGCGTGGGATATTTAGGTTATGATAATGGTCTTTATGTCGATAAAGTGAAGGTGGTGTCTAACGAAGATTTTGCCGCTCATGAGGATTGGCGAATTGAGCTTATACTCGCGGATGATGACGAGAATATCAGAAAGTATAAGACATCAACTCTTGAAAGAGTGAAACTTCATGAAGTTGCAGAGGTTTTTAGGGGAAAATCAATCCTGAAAAAGGATGTTAAGCCTGGAAAAATTCTGGTGCTAAATATTTCAAACATTACCGATACCGGCATTGATTATTCCAATATGGACAGTATTGATGAAGAAGAACGAAAAATTAAAAGATATGAGCTGATAGACGGAGACATAGTCTTGTCCAGTAGAGGGTCGGCAATTAAAACAGGTGTATACCGTAAACAAAAAAATATCGTTATCGCCTCGGCCAATGTTATCGTTATCAGACCCAATAACAGGGTACTGAGCGATTACCTTAAGATATTCTTTGAGAGTCCTGTCGGAATAACGATTATAAAAAGTTTTCAACGAGGAACGTCCATTGTAAATATAAATCACACTGACATTGCGGAAATGGAAATACCGCTGTTGAGTATAGAGGAGCAGAAAGAGCTGGCAGCTCACTATGAAGCTGAAAGCACCCTGTATCGAGAAACTATCAGCAAGGCTGAGGAACGCTTTGCTGCTGAAAAAGAAAAAATCTATGAGAGACTATTATAAGAAAGGGGATAAAAAATATGGCGATTAAAGAATTTGAGTTTATGCATGGTGGAGTTATAACTAGATTATTAAGAAAAGATGTACCGATGCAGTTAACCCTAGTAGAAACAAATTCAAATGATAGCAAAGCAGTTTATAAACTTTTAACGCAAAAAAATAATGAGCTGATCTTATACATAAAATATCGATCTAAACCAGAGCAAAGGAAAAAAGAAGGGTATACATGGATCTTTAATTTTACACAAAACAATCTAAAAGAGTTGTGCTCGTATAAAGATGGTAATTTTATGGTTGCGCTCGTATGTGGCAAAGAAGAACAGTTAAATAATAGCGAAGTATGCTTATTAGATAAACAGCAGGTTACAAGTAGCATTGATATCCATTCTAAATCTAGTCAAACAATAACTGTTAAGCTTCAGGCCCGTAAAGGTTTCAGGGTTTACGGTACGATGACAGTAGGTGAGTCAATAATCGTTCCAAGAAATAAAATAAATACAATTGAAGTTTAAAGGAGGATGAAAAATGGCAACAGTAAATTTGGGGTTTGAAAATAATCTATGGGAAATGGCAGATAAACTGCGCGGCAACATTGAGGCTTCAGAATACAAGCATGTAGTACTGGGACTTATTTTCCTTAAATACATTTCCGATGCTTTTGAAGAGAGATATAACGAATTAGTCGCAGAAGGCGAAGGTTTTGAGGAAGACATAGACGCCTATACCGAGGAGAATATATTTTTTGTTCCAAAAGAAGCCCGTTGGGATTACATAAAAGCCAATGCCAAGCAGCCTACTATCGGACAGATTATCGATGAAGCAATGATAGCTATTGAAAAGGAAAACGCCTCTCTAAAAGGCGTACTGCCGAAAAACTATGCCCGTCCCGAAATAGATAAAACAAAACTTGGTGAGCTTATTGACCTCTTTTCCTTTAAGGTTGGCGATAAAGAGGCAAGAGCAAAAGATGTGCTCGGCAGGGTCTATGAATACTTCCTTGGCAAGTTTGGTTCGTCGGAAGGCGAATTTTACACTCCGCCATCCATCGTGAAACTGCTTGTTGAAATGATTGAGCCCTATAAAGGCAGGGTTTATGACCCATGCTGCGGGTCCGGCGGTATGTTTGTGCAGAGCCAAAGATTCGTTGAAGAACACAGCGGAAGAAAGGACGACATCTATATCTTTGGACAGGAATACACTGCTACCACCTGGAGGCTTTGCAAAATGAACCTTGCGATCAGGGGTATTGACGGAAACCTTGGTGAGCGGGATGCGGATACCTTTTCCAATGATCTCCACAAGATGCTGAAGGCGGACTATATACTTGCCAATCCACCCTTTAATATCAAGGACTGGGGAGCTAACAGGCTTGTCGATGATGTCCGTTGGAAGTATGGCATGCCTCCAGCGGGGAATGCCAACTATGCATGGATACAGCATATTATTTCCAAGCTCTCGCCAAATGGTGTAGCGGGCTTTGTCATGGCAAACGGCGCTTTGTCTACCAATACAACCAGTGAAGCCGAGATAAGGAAGAATATTATCGAAGACAAACTAGTGGACTGCATCATCACCCTGCCGCCCAACCTTTTCTATAATGTAACTATTCCTGCTTCTCTATGGTTTTTAACAAGGAATAAGAAATCGGCAGGCAGGGATCGCAGCAACGAAATCCTCTTTATTGATGCCCGTAAGATGGGTACGATGGTTGACCGCAAGCACAGGGAACTTGACTATGAGACAGAGATAAAATATATCGCCGATATCTACCACAAATGGAAAAAGGGCGAAGGTTACGAGGACATCAAAGGATTCTGCAAATCTGCCACTTTGGATGAAGTGCGCTCCCATGAATATATTCTCACCCCCGGCAGGTACGTGGGCATTGAAGAACGGGTCGATGACGGGGAGCCTTTTGACGAAAAGATGACAAGGCTTACCGGTGAGCTTGCCGAGATGTTTGCAAAGCGCAAGTCTCTGGAGGAGGAAATCCGCAAAAGACTGGGGGCAATTGGGTATGAGTTTTGAAAATAATTCCGAAATATTAATGTACCAGACTGAAGATGGGAAAACAAAGATTGAAGTGAGAATGGAAGATGAAACGGTCTGGTTGACTCAGGCTCAAATGGCTGAACTTTTTCAGACCAGTAAACAGAATGTTAGTCTGCATATCAATAATGTATTTAAAGAAGGCGAACTTGATGAAATTTCAGTTGTCAAGGAATACTTGACAACTGCTGCTGACGGTAAGAAATACAAGACGAAATTTTATAACTTGGATGTTATTATCTCCGTCGGCTACCGCGTTAAATCCCACAGAGGTACGCAGTTCAGGATTTGGGCAACCCAAAGGCTTAAGGAATACATCATCAAAGGATTTACAATGAATGATGACTTGCTGAAAAAAGCAGGCGGAGGCAATTATTTTGAGGAATTGTTGGAGCGTATCCGGGATATTCGCTCCAGTGAAAAAGTCTTTTATCGTAAGATTTTAGATATTTATGCCACCAGTATTGATTATTCACCGGATGCGGCCATTTCACAACAGTTTTTTCAAACGGTCCAGAACAAAATGCACTGGGCGGCCCATGGGCATACTGCGGCAGAAATAGTGTATCTGAGAGCTGATAGTACAAAGCCTTTTATGGGAATGACCAACTTTACCGGTTCTAAGCCTACCAGGTCAGAATCCCAGATAGCCAAAAACTATCTTACAGAGGATGAACTGGCTGTACTAAACCGCATCGTCAATGCTTATATCGAATTTGCCGAGCTTCAGGCAATGCGCAGAAAACCCATGTACATGGCCGACTGGATAGAAAAATTGGATGATTTCCTTAAAATGAGCGACAGTGAGATTCTTACGCATGCAGGCAAAATCAGCCACCAACAAGCCACTCAAAAGGCAATAGAAGAGTATGAGAAGTATAGGGAACAGATCAAAAATGAGCTTTCAGAGGTCGAGAAGCACTTTTTAGAAAGCATTGACAAGACGGCTAAGGCGCTGAAAGGAAAAAAGGATAGTGCTGGAGGTGATGGGGTGTGAGTTTTAGTGAGTGGAGAGAAACGAAATTAGATGAAGTCCTTAATTTTTACAACGGTAAGAAAAGACCAACGGAAACAGGATGAAATTGGAAGATTGGCAAAGGCCATGAATGAAGAAACATGCACTAAAACAAGCGGAAGAAGACGAAAAAAAATTTTTACAAAGTATCTCGCATGACTTGAAGACCCCGGTAATGGTGATTATGAGTTATGCACAAGCGATTATTGATGGCATGTATGTAGATTCTACAGAAAATACGGCAATGATTATAAAAAATGAAGCGGTTCGGTTAGAGAAAAAAATAAAACAAATTTTATATCTAAATACGCTTGATTATATTTTAGAGCATGATCAGGAACAGGATGAAGTGTATCTGGACAAATTATTGACTTATCTTGTTCATAATTTTCAACAAGTAAATCTTGATTTATCATGGGAGTTGAATATAGAAACAAAACCAGCCATCGTCATAGGCAACCCGGATAGTATAAGAGTTTCGATTGAAAATATTTTGGAAAATCAACTTAGATATGCAGCTAAGAGTATCCGAGTTTCTTTGCGTGAAAATGGGCCATATTGGGCAATCGAAATAGGCAATGATGGACCTCCGATTCCAGAAAAAGATCTAGAGCAGATTTTTGAAAATCTTTATAAAGGAGATAATGGAAAATTCGGACTCGGTTTAGCGATCTCTAAAAAAATTATTCATTATTATCATGGCAAAGTACATGCGGAAAATAAAAATGGTCAGGTCCGCTTTACGATTAGTTATCCAAAAAAATAAATATCTATTTTTCTGTACTTAGGCTTAAATTAAGAATGAAAAAAGTGAATATTTCGGTTCATCAAGCATTAAAGGCATTAAGAGCTTTTTAAATTTGCACGATAAGTAATACAATAAATATTGTTTTTACTTTGTGAGGTGAAAAAAATGGAACAAAAGTTTTATAAAAAAATATACTCAGTTCAAGAATTTTATGTAATCCTATATAAAGGGTTAAGAACAATCAAGTATATGATAAAAAGTAAGAAGAGCAAGGAACTGACTCCCGATTTTATTGAAAGGATTATGTTGGCTGTTACTGAGGTTAATGGCTGTGAAGTATGTACGTATGGGCATACAAAAATGGCTCTAGAGCAGGGAATGAGCAATGAAGAAGTACAGATGCTTTTATCAGGTATTACCGATGGCATTCCAAATGAGGAAGTCAAGGCTATACTTTTTGCCCAGCATTATGCTGATAGCAGAGGGAATCCTACGGTGGATTCCTGGAAACGAATCGTTGAAGCTTACGGAACAACAAAAGCTTTGGGGATTTTAGGTGCGATACGGGCTATTATGATTGGAAATGCTTATGGTATCGCTTTGAGTGCATTTCGTAGCCGCCTGAGAGGTAAGCCTATTCAAAAAAGCAACTTGCTATACGAAATTAGTATGATTTTGAGCATCATGGTGTTCTTGCCGGTTGCTTTTATACATGGTCTCATCTCTGATATATTGAGAATTCCGATTATTCGGGTTGAATAAATAGGCAAATAAGCAAGAAAGACAAAGAGGATTCTAGATATGGGAAAAAGTAGAGTTGAACTTAAAAAGAAAATTTTTCAGAGGATAAGGCTGTTCCAAAAAGTCATAAATGAATGACTTTTTGGCGACAGCCTTTTTGCGAAAGATAAATAATAAAAGAATTGCCCTTTTTGGTATAATTAAGTTGCTAGACCAAACTTAAAATTTATCTTTTTCATGCGCTCAAGGCATGTGGAGAGTGTCTCACGACTAGTGTTAAAAAATGATTGAGCGTGTTTTTCAAATAATATTCTTATATGAAAGGGAGAGGGTTATGGAGGTATATAATTATATGGAAGAATTAGTTTATCGGTATATTGATGAAGTATTGAAAAAGTATAACAATGTGTGTAAATGTGAAAAATGCAGGCTAGATATGGCTGCATACGCATTAAATAATTTACCACCGCAATATACTGTAACAGAAAAAGGTAAATTATTTACTAAGGTTAAGGAAATGGAATCTCAATATGGAGTAGACATTATTAGAGAAGTAACGAAAGCAATAGAAGTAGTGTCTGAAGAACCACGACATGAAACTCACTAGCGTTGCATTATTACATCATGAACTGGATAATGTGCAGAACCACAATTGGAATAAACAAATTATGCTCCTCTTTTTCTTCTCTTAAAAAAATAATTTTGTTAACTAGAAATGAAAAATATCATGAAAAACAAAGAAATTTGTTGAAATATGTTGACAAAAATATAGTAAAAATTTAGATTAATATTAACATATATTAGAAATGCGTGTATAACAACAACGTATATATAAACAGATATACTAAGGGCAAACCTGCCGAAAGACGGGGACGCAAAGCCAAGGGCCTAAGGAGTAACATAATTCTATGGCAGCCGGTTGCATGAAAGCCTCTATGCAATTCGTGCACAGGGGCTTTTAGTGTATGCAGATGATTTGATTAAAGCTTAAAGTGAAATTTAGCCTAGATGGTGAAACATAAGATATTGACAGTGGAATTTGCGGAGCATAAGACCAAATGGAAGGACTGATTTGGCAATGAAAACGATTGAATACATAAATAGAACATACAGAACACTCGTTCCCTTGCGGGGGAGGGGGTAATACCTGTATTAATTTCAAAAAATCGGAAATCTATTTTTTGTTATGCAAATGTAAAACATAAACTCAAATATAAGGAAGGCCTATTTTCTCCAGCTGGAAAAATATGTAAATTTCAGCAGTGTAAAATAGGTCTTTTGATTTTTATTTAATTAATCTGTTGGGAAACATCATCCCCGTAATCAACCTCAAAA
The DNA window shown above is from Tepidibacillus fermentans and carries:
- a CDS encoding type I restriction-modification system subunit M — translated: MATVNLGFENNLWEMADKLRGNIEASEYKHVVLGLIFLKYISDAFEERYNELVAEGEGFEEDIDAYTEENIFFVPKEARWDYIKANAKQPTIGQIIDEAMIAIEKENASLKGVLPKNYARPEIDKTKLGELIDLFSFKVGDKEARAKDVLGRVYEYFLGKFGSSEGEFYTPPSIVKLLVEMIEPYKGRVYDPCCGSGGMFVQSQRFVEEHSGRKDDIYIFGQEYTATTWRLCKMNLAIRGIDGNLGERDADTFSNDLHKMLKADYILANPPFNIKDWGANRLVDDVRWKYGMPPAGNANYAWIQHIISKLSPNGVAGFVMANGALSTNTTSEAEIRKNIIEDKLVDCIITLPPNLFYNVTIPASLWFLTRNKKSAGRDRSNEILFIDARKMGTMVDRKHRELDYETEIKYIADIYHKWKKGEGYEDIKGFCKSATLDEVRSHEYILTPGRYVGIEERVDDGEPFDEKMTRLTGELAEMFAKRKSLEEEIRKRLGAIGYEF
- a CDS encoding carboxymuconolactone decarboxylase family protein: MEQKFYKKIYSVQEFYVILYKGLRTIKYMIKSKKSKELTPDFIERIMLAVTEVNGCEVCTYGHTKMALEQGMSNEEVQMLLSGITDGIPNEEVKAILFAQHYADSRGNPTVDSWKRIVEAYGTTKALGILGAIRAIMIGNAYGIALSAFRSRLRGKPIQKSNLLYEISMILSIMVFLPVAFIHGLISDILRIPIIRVE
- a CDS encoding restriction endonuclease subunit S; this encodes MNPSIDIFINSFAVRGITSREQLLNEMLRVKLTARAVKSQKKSLQDGEQLFELMKHSTESTILGYFPGDRDFFSSIYKVAQEIDLIEYTLKLYQNDRFGQIFSPAYLTEYVCSLIDDARSQSILIAEAEKSLSGLKGLVEKHQSSNITFTTSNVLMFMLLKLVFEEYENVSILNQSIYQELLVDARFDFIYSLPDFGGKIEGVNNKFMSSRPDVVATQNLLRHLSDRGKLVTVLPAKITFASGSEAKLREHIMTHYQLEGLYSLPEGTFKPYAAIKTYMLTIGAVKKENVSVGYLGYDNGLYVDKVKVVSNEDFAAHEDWRIELILADDDENIRKYKTSTLERVKLHEVAEVFRGKSILKKDVKPGKILVLNISNITDTGIDYSNMDSIDEEERKIKRYELIDGDIVLSSRGSAIKTGVYRKQKNIVIASANVIVIRPNNRVLSDYLKIFFESPVGITIIKSFQRGTSIVNINHTDIAEMEIPLLSIEEQKELAAHYEAESTLYRETISKAEERFAAEKEKIYERLL
- a CDS encoding sensor histidine kinase, with protein sequence MKKHALKQAEEDEKKFLQSISHDLKTPVMVIMSYAQAIIDGMYVDSTENTAMIIKNEAVRLEKKIKQILYLNTLDYILEHDQEQDEVYLDKLLTYLVHNFQQVNLDLSWELNIETKPAIVIGNPDSIRVSIENILENQLRYAAKSIRVSLRENGPYWAIEIGNDGPPIPEKDLEQIFENLYKGDNGKFGLGLAISKKIIHYYHGKVHAENKNGQVRFTISYPKK
- a CDS encoding virulence RhuM family protein, translating into MSFENNSEILMYQTEDGKTKIEVRMEDETVWLTQAQMAELFQTSKQNVSLHINNVFKEGELDEISVVKEYLTTAADGKKYKTKFYNLDVIISVGYRVKSHRGTQFRIWATQRLKEYIIKGFTMNDDLLKKAGGGNYFEELLERIRDIRSSEKVFYRKILDIYATSIDYSPDAAISQQFFQTVQNKMHWAAHGHTAAEIVYLRADSTKPFMGMTNFTGSKPTRSESQIAKNYLTEDELAVLNRIVNAYIEFAELQAMRRKPMYMADWIEKLDDFLKMSDSEILTHAGKISHQQATQKAIEEYEKYREQIKNELSEVEKHFLESIDKTAKALKGKKDSAGGDGV
- a CDS encoding late competence development ComFB family protein, which produces MEELVYRYIDEVLKKYNNVCKCEKCRLDMAAYALNNLPPQYTVTEKGKLFTKVKEMESQYGVDIIREVTKAIEVVSEEPRHETH
- a CDS encoding HNH endonuclease signature motif containing protein translates to MPRRPKRTCSHPGCPALTDGQYCDRHSREEYKKYNRFKRDNFSKRFYNSHQWQRLRKQKIAINPLCEHCEREGKITPATVVDHIVPIKEGGAALDINNLQSLCKRCHDSKTAREDRRWGKNR